The genomic segment AGAGAAATTATATACACCTCGTTAAATATTATTCGCATTGATAATTATTACAAAAAAGAAGCCGCGAAAAAAACGCGGCTTCTTTGCTATTGGATGAACAATCCTTTGAACTACGACCTAAAAGCCGAAGTGGTATTTGGCGTACCAGAATGCGCCGCTAAAACCAAATGGGCTGTACTGGCTGTATAAATGCCCCGAACCGCTCGTTGCACTGGGATTGATATCGGGATAGATATCGAGAATGTTCTGACCGCCAACAGTTACTGTTGAGTGGTCGGCAATGGTATAACTAACTTCGGCGTCCAGTACCCATTCGTCACCATAAACGAAGTCATCTTCTTGATCGTACCACGAACTGTAATACCGGAGGCGTCCCAGTACCTCAAGCATATCGTTCAACGGTTTGACTACCGTCAGATTCCCGCGGTGTTTGGGAAGACCCTCTTGCAATTCTCGAATCCTTTGAGCGCCCAGGGTCTCCAGATTGTGTTTGGTCACTTCGGTATTCGTCAAGTTATACGCCAGACTCAGCAGGCCATCACACCACACCGGAGCCGTGAGCACGACGTCAATACCCTGGGTTTTGGTGTCAAAGTCATTGACGAAAAATTTGAAATTTGTAATAAAATTCGCAGCCGTGATACCCGCCTTGAGCAGTTCATCGACTTCTGCTGGGGTCAGGGAGAAATTTTGTGAGAGCGTCAAGCGTCCCTTCACCAAAATGTGGAAATAGTCCACCGTAATATTGACAGGGGGAATACCGGTATCCACGGGAAAAACGGGAATTTCAAAAACAATACCAGCCGAGATATTGGTCGATTTTTCGGAATCGAGCGGTTCACCACCCTTGGATTCTGCAACGGGATTGTTTGACGGAATTGTGCCGTCATTTGTCAAATCACCGATTGTGGGATCGAAGATCGTGGATACGTTAAAGGCATTTTGTTGCCCCGGCGTGGGTGCTCTAAAGCCCGTGCTAAAACTGCCGCGCACTTTTGTATTCTCGTTAAGCCCGTAATTGGTCGCCAGCTTGAAGTTGGTCGTGGATCCAAAATCATCAAAATTTTCAAAGCGCAGTGCTGCGCCGAGCAACCAGTCTTCCTGCGGGATAAATTCGGCGTCACCATAAACCGCCCAGTTGGAGCGGCTCCAGGTGCCTGCGGCAATTTCGCCAAAGCCCGAGAACCCGTTGGACGCAACCGTAAATCCGTATTCTGCCAGCGGACCTTTAACCCAGGATTCTCGTTGCCCCTGTACGATTTCAAAATTTTCCGTGCGGTATTCAAGACCGGCGGCAAAGAAAAATTGCTCGCTAAACGGATAGGTGATATCGAAGTTGAAGTTGGTATCGGTCTGGATATAGGTTCCCGGATCAAAATACGGTGCATCTTCGTGACTTGGATCAACTTGTGGTCCATTGGGCCAGGGTTGGTTGGGACCCAAGGAGGAATTCACGGTATTGAAGATGAAGTAATCGGCTTCGTTGCGCCCATAAGACGCGCTGAGATCCCATGTCATCAGCCCTTGCGATCCCCTAATACCCGCCAGAAAGGCGCGGTCGTCCATAAACGCGCCAAATCGGGGTGTGAAGCCACCGGGGAAAAATTCCTGGAAGGTGAACCAATCGGGGTCGTCAAAAACGCGTTGTAAGGCTGCGGCATCCGGCTCACTGCAGCTAATGGCCACGATGAACTCCTGGGGAATTCTAAGACCAGTATCTTCGGACGGTTCGAGAACCTGTCTCAGATTGCCGGTGAGCAATGTTGCTACCAGATGCCCGTTTACGCCATCGACAATACCGAGTTCAGCAGCTTTGCCCGGATCATAATAAGTGGTGCCGTCGGACATCACTACAGGCCCCTTGAATACGCCACCTCGCGTATTGGGATTGCGGAAGTAGAAACCGCCTTCGACTTCTTTGCTGGCGTAATTCCCATGGCCGTATAATTTGACATTGTCGTTGATGTTTATGCCGTAGTTGACAAAGAATTTCAGGTCGTCTCTGATGTAGGGTTGTCCCCAAATTTGTGCGGGATTTTCCACACGGTTATTGCCCACGCGTATCAAACGCGCGGCATCGTCGCGTTGTACGGAACGGTCGGTTTCATCCTCGTTGCCATATTCCGCGCTGAAGTTGACCCAGGCATCTGGCGTACCCAGACCGATATTGCCGGCAAAAGCATAGGCGAAACCATCGCCTTGCTGAAAAATACCTGGCTTGACCTCAAAAGAACCGCCTTTGTAATTGTCTTTAAGCTCAAAATTCAACACGCCGGCAATGGCGTCAGAGCCGTACTGCGCAGACGCGCCATCGCGCAGGACTTCCACGCGCTTGATGGCAATAGAGGGGATGGGGGCTATGTCTGGCCCCTGGGCGCCGTCGGCAACACCATTGGTTATCCAGTGAATAACAGCGGCGCGATGGCGGCGTTTGCCATTGATGAGGACCAGCGTGTGGTCGGGAGCCAAGCCTCGCATGCTGGGCGGTCGCACGACGGTGGAGGCATCGCTAATCGGGTTTGTATTCACGTTGTAGGATGGCACCATATCTCTCAGGAGATTTTGTACATCCGTATCGCCTTGCTTGACAAAATCTTCACCGGTAACAACATCGATGGGCACTGCGGATTCCGCTACAGAACGCGGTTGTGCGCGTGAACCGATAACCACCAATTCTTCGAGGATCACCACTTCTTCGAGGATGTCAGTGAGTGGGGGTAAGGTAGCTGTTGTGTCCGCGCTTTCGGTACGCGGCTTTTCCTCTTCCTGTGATATGGCAATCCCGCTCATTGCGAGTAGAACAGCAATGCCAAGGACGAGGGAATTAAAATGCGTCTTAGATTTCATAAAAAAACTCCTTTGAGAAAATGGAGGAGAAGTGTGATGTGCGGGAAAATGAGGGAGAAACGAGGTTTTACATTTTAAAGCGGTCCGAGTATAAAATAACTTTATATATATCATGCGTCAACACATATTTTAACGGCAGATGTAAATGTGTGCATATGTCAATTTGCAATTAAGGGCTTATTTATATATATTTTTCCCTTTCATGTGTGAGATGAAAGACCCGCCAGATTTAATTGAAGGAGGTTGCGTTTTGAAGTCCAGTTATGTAAATAAAGACCTTGAGGAAACCAGACGCCTACTTACGCGGGTGAGGCAGGGTGGCAAGCGGGGCAAAAAGGCGCGTAAGAAATTGGAAGCCAAAGGCATCAGATATTACACATCTGAAGAAGCCGAAAGTCTCGGTATTGAGTAAAAAAAAGGCGTGTGAAAGCGGCTTTTTTGCTATGAATGACTCTGGAATCATCCTTACAGGCGGTGAAAGCAGGCGAATGGGCACCCCCAAGTATAGCTTGCCTTTTGGCGATGAAACCCTGCTTCAGCGAAGTATAAGAAATCTGAGAGGATCTGTTTATCCAATTGCGGTCGTGGGTGCGCCCGGACAAAACTTGCCAGACATACCCCATGTTTTATCTATATGTGATCCCGTTGCCAATCAAGGTCCATTAATGGGACTCATGGCAGGATTAAAACATGTCGAAGGCGTCTCTGAATGGGCATTGGGAACAGGTTGTGACATGCCATTTATCAGCAATGAATTGATCCAATGCCTCAAATCGCACAGGACAACAGATTCAGAGATCGTCATTCCCTGTATAAATGGGCAGTTTTATCCTTTGTGCGCGCTTTATCGAACTGCTCTCTGGCGAAAGGCCGAATTGCTACTCGAAAAAGGGGAACGACGGCTTTTGACATTGGTCGATGTATGCCGCGTTCAGACCGTTGAACAAGACGCACTCGCACGGATTGATCCCGATCTACGATTTCTGATGAATATCAATACGCCTCAATGTTATCAAAGTGCCCTTGAATTGGCTGGTTTGCGGCAGTGAGGTTAGGCGGATAGCTGACCGCTGTTGACGACATTCTTTTTTCGCTTATATTGCCGAGTATCCATTTACTCATCACCAAGGAGTTATCACAATGGCTATTGAAGACAAAACCCTACTGACTGAAGATGAGATTCGCGCAGAGGTTGCCGATCTCGAAGGGTGGGAATATTTGGAAGACACAAAAGAATTGCAACGCGTTTGGCATTTTGAGAAATTTGTGCCGACTATGGCTTTTGTACGCAGGCTGACAGAGATTATGGATGAAAATAATCACCATTCGGATATCGGCCTCAACAGCCGAACAAAAACCCTCACAGTGACGGTGACGACCCACAGCGAAAATGCTGTTACCCGCGCAGATCTCGACTTTGCCGGAGCGGTAAATAGAGGGTAAAGTTCAGCAAAACAAGCAATTTGGAGGTGGGATGAAGGTGAATGTCAATATTCAGCCTGGCGATCTAAAAGCCAGGCTGAATCGTTTTTTTGAACTGGCTGCACAGAAAATTCGCAGTATCGATTCGACGTGGGATCCAGGCCAGGGGACGCCGGTATTTACAGCAGGTGGCAAATACACCACGCGCGGATGGACCGAATGGACGCAGGGATTTCAATTTGGATGCGCCATTCTGGGATATGAAATTACGGGGGAGAAAGACCTGCTACAGATTGGGCGCAAGGGCACGCTCGATCGCATGGCGTCTCATGTGACGCATATAGGAGTACACGATCACGGTTTTAACAATGTATCGACCTATGGCAATTTGCGGCGATTAATGCGAGAAGGTATAATTCCAGAAAATGAATGGGAGCAGCACTTTTATGAACTCGCGCTCAAAGCATCTGGCGCTGTTCAGGCTGCTCGCTGGACGACCATTGGCGATGGGAAAGGGTATATTCATTCATTTAATGGACCACACTCCCTGTTTTCAGACACGATCAGGTCGTGTCGCGCATTGGCTGTGGCACACGATCTCGGTCACGTTTTGATGGGGGAGAATGACCTCGCAATTTCGCTGCTCGAGCGCTTGATCCACCACGCCGAGACGACCGCGCAGTTCAATGTGTATTACGGCGAAGGGCGCGATCGATACGATGTGCGGGGACGGGTTGTACACGAGTCCATTTTTAATGTCAACGACGGTAATTACCGCTGCCCGAGTACGCAGCAGGGTTATTCACCGTTTTCGACGTGGACCCGGGGGTTAGCCTGGATTGTGACGGGCTATGCCGAATTGCTCGAATATGTGGAGCACCTGTCAGATGACGCGCTCGATCTTTACGGTGGCAGGGATGCGATCAATGGCTGGATGCTCAAAGCGGCCTGTGCAACAGCAGATTATTATATCGATAGTATCACATCTACCGATGGTATTCCGTTATGGGATGCGGGCGCGCCGGGCTTGATTGAGGGTTATGGCGATAAAATATCGGATCCCTACAATACAAGCGAACCCGTGGATAGTTCTGCTGCTGCCATTGCAGCGCAAGGGCTTTACCGTTTGGGCAAATATATGGACGATGCGCGTTATCGGCAGGCGGCACTAACCGTGGCCCATACGCTATTTGATGCACCCTATTTGTCCGAAGACGAAGAACACCAGGGTCTTATTCTCCATTCTATTTATCACAATCCCAATGGGTGGGACTATGTGCCCGGTGGGCAAAAAGTCGCATGCGGAGAGTCTTCGATGTGGGGAGATTATCACGCGATGGAATTGGCGGTTTTGCTCCAGCGGGAGATGGATAACGCGCCGTATCTGACGTTTTTTGATCAATGAATAAAGTCATTGCCTTGATAATCGGCCTCTTATTCGCTGGATTCGCGTCTCAAAGTGGAGCCGAGACATTTAATTATACACCGCTCAACCGCACGCTCGGTCGCGTTGTAAATGCACAGGGGCGCGTGGATTACGAGGCTGTAAAAACAGATGCGGATTTGCGGGCTTTTGTAGATCAACTCGCGCAGATCAGTCCGAATACGCATCCCGCGCTTTTTCCCAGCCGCGCAGACAGTCTTGCTTTCTGGATCAATGCGTACAATGCCTGTGTACTTGCGGGAGTCGCAAAAGCCTATCCCATTTCTTCTGTCACAGAAATCGCGCCTGCTTTTGGCTTTTTTAAGAAATACCGATTTGTCGTTGGCGGGCGTCGGTTCACATTGGACCAAATTGAACACGAGATTATTCGCCCGCAGTTTGCCGATCCGCGCATTCACGCTGCAATCAATTGCGCGGCAGTGAGTTGTCCGCGTCTTCTAAATAAAGTATTTACGCCCGATGAATTGGATGACCAACTCAATGCGGTTATGCGAGACATGATTCGCAACCCGATGCACGTTCAGATTGATCGGCAGACGGGAGTTGTGAGTCTATCTGCGATTTTCGATTGGTTTTCCTCTGATTTTACATCCTATGTGCAAGCGCATGAGGTCGGTGAGACTGTGTTGGATTATATCTCTTTGTTTTTGTCGAAAGACGATACCCTGTATTTACAAAATCACCCCGATCTTCAAATTGTGTTTTTAGATTACGATTGGTCTTTGAATAGCCAGGAAAAATGAGTACCTCAGATATACAAGTGTCTTTGGGCGCTTACCAGTCCGCCGTTGATCGCGCTTTGAAAACATGGTCGGCAAATGGCAATACAGCACGGCTGTGGCACGGCGATGCCACACTCTGGTCGGGGGCAGACGAGGCAAACTGGCTGGGATGGCTCAATATCGCGCCTCAAATGCGCGATCAGGTAGATGCCCTATGCGCTTTTGCACAGCAGGTACGCGATAGGGGGATAACGGATATCCTGCTTTTGGGAATGGGCGGTAGCAGTTTGTGCCCCGAAGTGCTGGCGATGACTTTTGGCTGTCGGGAGAATTGGCCCAGGTTGCATGTGCTGGACTCTACAGTTCCCGCGCAGGTGCAGCGGTTTGCCGATGCCGTAAATTTAGAGACGACACTTTGCATTGTCGCCAGCAAATCTGGAACGACAACCGAACCCCACGCATTTTGCGAGTTCTTCTGGGCAAAAATGCAGGGAACTATTGGCGATACAGCGGGTCAACATTTTATAGCTATTACAGATCCGGGTTCTGATCTGGAGACGCTTGCCAGAGAACGGGGCTTTCTATCTGTGTTTCACGGTTTGCCAGAGATTGGCGGCAGGTTTTCTGCGCTTTCAAATTTTGGGATGGTGCCCGCGGCGTTGATCGGCATTGATGTGCGAGGATTATTAGTACGCGCAGTGGCGATGGGAAATCGGTGCAAAATATCAGATGACCAGAACCCCGGCCTTTTGCTGGGCCTTTTGCTGGGTGAGTTGGCAAAAGCCGGGCGAGATAAAGTGACGCTTGTAACGTCTCCTAAATTGTGGGGCTTGGGGGCATGGTTGGAGCAACTTTTAGCCGAAAGCACGGGGAAAAAGGGTCTGGGTCTCATACCTGTTGATTTAGAGGCGGTTGCTGAGTCCGATATGTATGGTGAAGATCGAATATTTGTCTATATTCGACTGAAGGACGATGCGGACGCTGGACAGGATGTGGATATAGAAAATCTGAGAGAGGCTCAGTTTCCAGTTATTCAGATCGATGTGGCAGAGCCATTAGACCTGGGAGCAGAGTTTTTCAGGTGGGAATACGCAACCGTGGTCGCTGGCGCGGTTTTGGATATCAATCCCTTTGACCAACCCAATGTGCAGGAGAGCAAAGATTTTACGGCAGAATTGACACAGGCTTATGAAAAAGAGGGCGTATTGCCAGTTCAAAAGCCGTTTTTTGTAGATGATGACGTCGTGGTTTATGCCGATGAGGCCAATGCACAGACGTTGGGAACAATTGAGAACCTCAATAGTTGTATTGCTGGGCTACTCAATCAGATTCGGACGGGTGATTATGTCGCTTTGTGCGCTTATCTCGATATGAATGAAGATAATATCACCGCTTTACAGGCTCTAAGGCATTGGATACGCAATGTATATCGGGTGGCTACTACATTGGGATTTGGTCCGCGATTCTTGCATTCTACGGGACAGTTGCACAAGGGAGGACCAAATAATGTGGTGGTTGTGCAACTGACAAGCGACGATGTGACAGATGTAGATATTCCGGGACGTGCGTTCTCTTTTGGCGTACTCAAACAAGCACAGGCTCTCGGCGATGCCCGTGCGCTTTCGAGTCGAAATAGACGGGCGATTCGCATTCATTTTAAAAAAGATATAATTGCTGGCATCCATCGGGTGAAGCAAGCGGTTAGAGAGGATTGAATATGGCACTGGCAGCGATGGATTTGATGCAAATTGTGGGCGACGATTACAAGACTGATTTTGCGAGCAAGCTTCGCGATGAACAATTGGAACTCACGCGCAATCGATTGGATATTTTGCAGGTCAATGTCGGCAAATTGTGCAATCAAGCGTGTCATCACTGTCATGTGGATGCCAGCCCGATCCGCACAGAGATCATGACCCGAGAGACCATTAATCGCATCCTGTCATTTCTCGATACATCCGATATTCAGACGGTTGACATAACGGGTGGCGCACCTGAATTGATTCCAGATTTTCGCTATTTTGTCGAACAAATACGCGAGCAAGGTCGTCGCGTGATGGTGCGCTGCAATTTAACCGTGATTTTTGAACCCGGACAAGAAGACTTACCTGAATTTTATCGCGAGCACGAAGTTGCATTGGTGTGTTCGCTGCCGTGTTATCTCGAAGAAAATGTGGATGAACAACGCGGGCGCGGTGTTTTTACCAAAAGCATACGGGCATTGCAGATTCTCAACAAAATTGGATATGGGCGTCCTGGCACGGGCTTGGAACTCGATCTGGTCTATAATCCTGTCGGCGCGTCTTTGCCCCCTCCGCAGACCGAACTCGAAGCCGATTACAAAGAAGAGCTAAAAGCCCGCTACAATATCGATTTTAATAAGCTCTACACCATTACCAATATGCCCATTAGCCGGTTTGAAGAATTTCTAAAACGCAGGGGCATTTACGACAGCTATATGCAGACTTTGCAGGATAATTTTAATCCGCATACAGTCGATAATTTGATGTGTCGTTCTCTAATTAGCGTTGGATGGCAGGGCGAGGTTTACGATTGTGATTTTAATCAAATGCTCGATATGCATTCTTTTGGGCGCGAAGTCAAACTCTGGGAACTGTCCGTTGAAGATCTGATTGGATGCAATGTGTGGGTGCGAGACCACTGCTTTGGATGCACTGCGGGTGCGGGAAGCAGTTGTGGGGGAGAGCTTGTGTAGGAAGATGTACAACTGGTCGCAGTCCAGACCAGTTCACGATGAAGTGTGAAGGACCACTAAAACTCAATCGCTGCAAGAGGGCACCGAGATAGGTGCCTTTTTATTTTATATTTAGTGCTATACGCTGTGTTTGTGGTGACAGGCATCGCGTGCTGTCGCATGCTTGATATGTGAGTAATAGCGAGAGGGTTTGTGGTCGGGTTTTGAATGATAGAGTGAGGGGTACATTGAGACTGTCTATATAAACGGCAATGGCGCGCTCAGCAAAGGGGAATTGTAAATCCTCGGCTTGTGGATAGTCGATTTGGGTGATTTCGGCAATATCCGTATCCAGTGAGAGGCGCGTGGGGATCAAATAATCGTCGGTGGGATTAGATGCTTGAATATGCCAGCCTGAAGCGATAACCAGGCGTACGTTCACTTTGAGGGTATTCGCGCTATCGGGGGGCAAGGTTGTCGCGGACGCAGTGACGAGGCTATCGGGTGAAAGCGTTGCGATGGGAGAGGATGTCATCATTGTGCCGTGAATAAAGTGCAGGAGCGCGCCCGGCGTATTCTCTGCGAGGGGAGCAAAGCTGTTGGTGAGTGCGAGCGCGCGTTGGGCATACAAGGGGTTCTGTGTCAATGTCCGAAGTTCCCACAAAACGTGCAGGGCAACGGCATTGCCAGAAGGCAGGGCACTGTCGTAAAAGCTCTTGGTACGCACAATCATCTCATTTTGATTCTGCGTAAAAAAAAAGCCGCCACTAAGGGTATCCCAAAATGCGGTGTGCATTCGTTCTGAAAGCGATAGAGCGTCCTGGAGGTAGCGGGCAGAATGCGTTGCGCGGTAGAGATGGAGGAGGCCGTCGATTAAAAAAGCGTAATCTTCCTGATAGGCTTCGCCTTTGCGCTGTCCTTCGCGGTAGATGCGATACAGGTCGCCGTTTGCGTTGCGGAGATTGTCGCGGATAAAATCGGCGGCTTTTTGTGCGACCTTCAAGTATCCGGGATGACCGAGGACTTCATAGGCACGGGCATACGCCCCGATCATGAGGCCATTCCACGCTGTGATAATTTTGTCGTCGAGGAGGGGGCGGATGCGTTGGCTACGAGCGTTCAGTAGTTTTTCTTTAAGTGGAGACAGACGCGCGTGCAGGGTTGCGGTGTCAGTTTGATGGCGGACTGATAGCGCACTGTCTGTATCGGCTTTATAGATGACGCTGGCCGAACCTTCGGGCATGGGCGCGAGCGCGTAACACGAGAGAAAGAAGTCGGCATCTTTCTTGAGAGTTTGACGAATCTCTTGCTCTGTCCAAGTATAATACGCGCCTTCTTCTGCTTCGGTTTCTGCGTCAATAGCAGAGTAAAATCCGCCTTTAGAGTCTGTCATTTCACGTGAGACAAAGTCCAGAATTTCCTCTGCCGCAATGCGATAGGCCGTTTTATTGGTGATCTGATAAGCACGGAGAAAGTTGTGGGTAAGGAGGGCCTGGTTGTAGAGCATTTTTTCAAAGTGCGGCACGCGCCATTGTGCATCTGTCGCATAGCGATGAAAACCACCTCCGAGGTGATCGCGGATGCCGCCCAGTGCTATGTGATCCAGTGTTTGCCCGACCATAGCGAGATATTTTGCCTGAGGATTTTGCCGATATGCCGTCAGTAACAGGTTGAGCGCGTGATCGGGTGGAAATTTTGGGGCTGTGCCCAAACCGCCGTTGACGGGATCAAAGCGATTTTCTATGTGGTCAATCGCCTTGCCAATCAGGTCTCTTTCCACTTTCTCTGAAGCGGTGCCTGTCGTGTGAATGCGCGCGATGGATTGCGATATCTGATCGGCCTGCTTTTCGAGTTCCTGTCTCTTTTCCTGCCAGGCAACATGCAGTGCTTGAATCACGCGCGGAAAGCCCGGACGCCCATGCGAATCTTCGGGAGGAAAGTACGTACCGGCAAAAAAGGGTTTGAGATCTGGCGTGAGAAAAACAGAGTTGGGCCATCCGCCGTGCCCGGTCATGAGTTGGGTAGCCGTCATGTAAATTTCGTCGATATCGGGACGTTCTTCTCGGTCAACCTTGATGTTGACAAAAAACTGATTCATTAAGTGGGCAATATCCGGATCTGAAAATACCAGCCGTTCCATGACATGGCACCAATAGCAACTCGAATATCCCACGGATAGAAAAATCGGTTTGTCCTCACGACGCGCTTTTGCGAGTGCTTCTTCACCCCAGGGATACCAATCAACGGGATTGTGTGCATGAAGGCGCAAATAGGGACTGAGTTCTCGGCTGAGGCGATTTTGCGTGGGGGTGGGGGCGGAGGGATTTTTTGAAGAATAAACACCCCACCAATAACCCGCAGCAATAGCGAGAAGAATGATGGGGATGAATAGGAGGCGTTTGGCGATTGCCATGTCATAAGCCTCTCAAGCAGCAAACGCGCGTTTGATTTTGGCGACAGCTGTTAAAATATCGTCCATATCTTCCCGTTCTCCCAGCAGCATATTTTGCAAGAACCAGACACTGGAGGCGCATATTGCTTCCACATGGGGACACGGCAAACGGCGAATCAGGTGTGGATGTCTGTCCATCACGGTTTTGAGGCCGCCTTCATCGGTTAAGGGCCGCTGATAGCCCGGCGTGCAGGGAATGCCTTCGGCCTGTAAAGCCGCGATAAATTCGTCGCGTATTTTCCCTCCAAATGCCTCGCTGTTGTAGCGCATCATATACAGATGATAGCCGTGCTGCGTGACCCAGGGATGCCATCGGGGTGGTTCCAGTCCGCCAATTTCGTCCAGGCCCTTGCTGAGATAAGCCGCATTTTTATTGCGTAAGTCGATTTGAGGTTCGAGTTTGGGGAGCCGTTTTAACAGAATGCCTGCCAGATACTCAGAGGTGCGATAATTCCAACCCAGGCGGGGATATTCCCATCGCTCACCTCCAGGTCGCCGCCCTACATCTCGGAATGCCCATGCCCGATCTCTAAGGTCTCGATCATTGGTGAGAAGACACCCGCCTTCGCCCGAGGTCAAGTTTTTGCTCGACTGAAAGCTGAATGCGCCCACATGGCCTAAAGAACCTACTTTGCGGCCTTTGTGCTCGGCGCCGTGCGCTTGAGCGCAGTCTTCGATGACTTTGAGGTTGTGTTTACTCGCAATGTCATTGAGTGCATCCATATCGGCCGGGTGTCCCCCCAGGTGAACGGGAAGGAGCGCAACGGTCTGATCTGTGATGGCAGCTTCGACAGCTTCTGGCGACATGGTAAAACTCACCGGATCAATATCGACCAGAGCCAGAGAGCACCGCACCGAGAGGGGCGCACTTGCAGTCGCAATAAAAGTGTAATTGGGAATGATGACTTCGCCGCCATCGACGAGGCCATCGAGGTCGAGTGCGGCGGATAATCCAGCCGCAATAGATGTGGTACCGCTGGGCATCATCACGCCATAAGCCGCATCGCAATAGGCGGCAAATGCCTGACCAAAGCGGTGCCCCACAGGTGCGGGGAGACCTTCGGTTTGATCGAGATAGACTTCTTTGAGGATGGGAACGATTTCTTCTTCCCATTCTCGTTCTGTGTTATCCGGCCATGTCGGCCACTGCGACGCTTCGGTATCGCGCACGGGAACACCACCATCTATTGCGAGTGTTTCTGACATGTAAAGCTCCTTAGTTGGGCAGTGGAGACTACGCGCCTTGACCCGTAGTCAGGCGGGATGTATATTTAATTTGCAATCCAATTCAAGGTACGATTTATAGATTGATTGTCAAGTTATCAAGAGAGGATGATTGACGATGAACCTCGCAGGAATGTTGATGCAAAAAGTTGAGGGCGAAGTCCGTTTTGATAAGATGTCGCGCATTCTTTACAGCACTGATGCAAGCATGTATCAAATTGAACCCGTTGGCGTTGTTTTGCCCAAACACCAGCAGGATGTTTTGCATGTCATCAATCTCGCCAATGAACACGAGGCCCCGATCATTCCCCGAGGCGGTGGCACCGGGCTTGCC from the Gemmatimonadota bacterium genome contains:
- a CDS encoding radical SAM/Cys-rich domain protein: MQIVGDDYKTDFASKLRDEQLELTRNRLDILQVNVGKLCNQACHHCHVDASPIRTEIMTRETINRILSFLDTSDIQTVDITGGAPELIPDFRYFVEQIREQGRRVMVRCNLTVIFEPGQEDLPEFYREHEVALVCSLPCYLEENVDEQRGRGVFTKSIRALQILNKIGYGRPGTGLELDLVYNPVGASLPPPQTELEADYKEELKARYNIDFNKLYTITNMPISRFEEFLKRRGIYDSYMQTLQDNFNPHTVDNLMCRSLISVGWQGEVYDCDFNQMLDMHSFGREVKLWELSVEDLIGCNVWVRDHCFGCTAGAGSSCGGELV
- a CDS encoding DUF255 domain-containing protein, which gives rise to MAIAKRLLFIPIILLAIAAGYWWGVYSSKNPSAPTPTQNRLSRELSPYLRLHAHNPVDWYPWGEEALAKARREDKPIFLSVGYSSCYWCHVMERLVFSDPDIAHLMNQFFVNIKVDREERPDIDEIYMTATQLMTGHGGWPNSVFLTPDLKPFFAGTYFPPEDSHGRPGFPRVIQALHVAWQEKRQELEKQADQISQSIARIHTTGTASEKVERDLIGKAIDHIENRFDPVNGGLGTAPKFPPDHALNLLLTAYRQNPQAKYLAMVGQTLDHIALGGIRDHLGGGFHRYATDAQWRVPHFEKMLYNQALLTHNFLRAYQITNKTAYRIAAEEILDFVSREMTDSKGGFYSAIDAETEAEEGAYYTWTEQEIRQTLKKDADFFLSCYALAPMPEGSASVIYKADTDSALSVRHQTDTATLHARLSPLKEKLLNARSQRIRPLLDDKIITAWNGLMIGAYARAYEVLGHPGYLKVAQKAADFIRDNLRNANGDLYRIYREGQRKGEAYQEDYAFLIDGLLHLYRATHSARYLQDALSLSERMHTAFWDTLSGGFFFTQNQNEMIVRTKSFYDSALPSGNAVALHVLWELRTLTQNPLYAQRALALTNSFAPLAENTPGALLHFIHGTMMTSSPIATLSPDSLVTASATTLPPDSANTLKVNVRLVIASGWHIQASNPTDDYLIPTRLSLDTDIAEITQIDYPQAEDLQFPFAERAIAVYIDSLNVPLTLSFKTRPQTLSLLLTYQACDSTRCLSPQTQRIALNIK
- a CDS encoding DegT/DnrJ/EryC1/StrS family aminotransferase, with amino-acid sequence MSETLAIDGGVPVRDTEASQWPTWPDNTEREWEEEIVPILKEVYLDQTEGLPAPVGHRFGQAFAAYCDAAYGVMMPSGTTSIAAGLSAALDLDGLVDGGEVIIPNYTFIATASAPLSVRCSLALVDIDPVSFTMSPEAVEAAITDQTVALLPVHLGGHPADMDALNDIASKHNLKVIEDCAQAHGAEHKGRKVGSLGHVGAFSFQSSKNLTSGEGGCLLTNDRDLRDRAWAFRDVGRRPGGERWEYPRLGWNYRTSEYLAGILLKRLPKLEPQIDLRNKNAAYLSKGLDEIGGLEPPRWHPWVTQHGYHLYMMRYNSEAFGGKIRDEFIAALQAEGIPCTPGYQRPLTDEGGLKTVMDRHPHLIRRLPCPHVEAICASSVWFLQNMLLGEREDMDDILTAVAKIKRAFAA